Proteins encoded together in one Chrysemys picta bellii isolate R12L10 chromosome 22, ASM1138683v2, whole genome shotgun sequence window:
- the LOC135977080 gene encoding myb/SANT-like DNA-binding domain-containing protein 2 yields the protein MQADNRKRAPAWTVREVLDLIAIWGEDSVLAELRSKRQNAKTFEKISKGMMERGHNRDSDQCRVKVKELRQAYQKTKEANSRSGSEPRTCRFYDKLHAVLGGAATTTPPLTMDSEVGIISSATPEDSADGEEEEEDELAESTQHSVLPNIQDLFLSLTEVPSQPSIQDHDPMEGTSAAANSSSLPPPSRRLSQVRRRKKKTRDEMFAEIMESTRSDRAHLHEWKDTVSKYRKEASEREDRRDQCEDRRDQREERRDARDERRRQEDQRRQDATLGLLREQTDMLRHLVELQEWQQDNRVPLQPLYNSPPPSPCSIASSPRRVRTRGGREGKLRTSSHSTPVDSPSKRLSFF from the exons atgcaggccgataatcgaaaaagagcaccagcatggaccgtacgggaggtactggatctgatcgctatatggggagaggattcagtgctagcagaacttcgttcaaaaagacaaaatgcaaaaacttttgaaaaaatctccaagggcatgatggagagaggccacaatagggactcagatcagtgccgcgtgaaagtcaaggagctcagacaagcctatcaaaaaacaaaggaggcaaacagtcggtccgggtcagagccgcggacatgccgcttctacgacaagctgcatgcagttctagggggagccgccaccactaccccacctctgaccatggattccgaggtggggataatctcatcagctacacctgaggattctgcggacggggaagaggaggaggaggatgagcttgcggagagcacccagcactccgttctccccaacatccaggatctttttctcagcctgactgaagtaccctcccaacccagtatccaagaccacgaccccatggaagggacctcag cagctgcaaattcttcaagcctccctcctccatcccgaaggttatcacaggtaaggcgtcggaaaaagaagacgcgagacgagatgttcgcagaaatcatggaatccacccgcagtgacagagctcatctgcatgagtggaaggacacggtttcaaagtataggaaagaagccagtgaacgtgaggacaggagggaccaatgtgaggacaggagggaccaacgtgaggagaggagagacgctcgagatgagaggcggcggcaggaagatcagaggaggcaggatgcaacgctggggctgctgcgtgagcaaacagacatgctccggcatctggtggagcttcaggaatggcagcaggataacagagtgccgctacagccactgtataactcccctcccccctcaccatgttccatagcctcctcacccagacgtgtaagaacgcggggggggagggaggggaagctccGTACatcttcccattccaccccagtagacagcccaagcaaaaggctgtcatttttttaa